A single region of the Arthrobacter sp. V1I7 genome encodes:
- a CDS encoding SDR family NAD(P)-dependent oxidoreductase — translation MLNNDAPGKGLLHGKTALIYGAGGAIGGAVARAFAAEGAFVYLAGRTESRLEKVAHQILEDGGQAETAVVDALNEDQVDEFVARAAKKSRRIDISFNVISFGDIQQPLLEIDVDDFTRPVTLATRTHFLTTRAAATQMIKQRSGVVLMFGGSGPQTLPGLGGFKVALDAMEGLRRQWAIELGTYGIRVVTMVTGGIIETIPWQAEGREEIVAEIAKTAHLNRTATLADVGNVACFIASDKAGAITDATVNISAGAIVDY, via the coding sequence ATGCTGAACAACGATGCGCCCGGTAAAGGCTTGCTGCACGGCAAGACCGCCCTGATCTACGGAGCGGGAGGCGCCATCGGCGGGGCCGTAGCCCGCGCCTTCGCGGCTGAGGGCGCCTTCGTTTACCTCGCCGGGCGCACCGAGTCGCGGCTGGAAAAAGTAGCCCACCAGATCCTCGAGGACGGCGGGCAGGCGGAAACCGCCGTCGTCGATGCCCTCAACGAGGATCAGGTGGACGAGTTTGTTGCCAGGGCGGCCAAGAAGAGCCGCCGGATCGACATATCCTTCAACGTCATCTCCTTTGGCGACATCCAGCAGCCGCTACTGGAAATCGACGTGGATGACTTCACCCGGCCGGTGACCCTCGCAACCCGAACCCACTTCCTCACCACCCGCGCCGCGGCGACGCAGATGATCAAGCAGCGGTCCGGCGTCGTGCTGATGTTCGGCGGTTCCGGTCCGCAGACCCTGCCGGGACTGGGCGGCTTCAAGGTTGCCCTCGACGCGATGGAGGGGCTGCGGCGGCAGTGGGCGATCGAGCTGGGAACGTACGGCATCCGCGTGGTCACCATGGTCACCGGCGGCATCATCGAGACAATCCCCTGGCAGGCCGAAGGGCGGGAGGAGATCGTCGCGGAGATCGCGAAGACCGCGCACCTGAACCGGACGGCTACGCTGGCCGACGTCGGGAACGTGGCCTGTTTCATCGCCTCGGACAAGGCCGGGGCCATCACCGACGCCACGGTCAATATCTCCGCCGGCGCGATCGTCGACTACTAG
- a CDS encoding sulfite oxidase: MSRHSSILKTPRPPAERLAPHPGDPSHGPLTAEELQLAVRNHSMPLEALRYDITPPGLHYLLNHFDIPFIDGEHWHLRIGGAVERSLELSLRALRRAPTIAVPVTLECAGNGRSLLRPRPLSQPWRLEGVGTAIWTGVPLAYLLTQAGVLDEAAEVVFTGADTGIQGGVRQQYARSLPIGEALRPDVVLAYRMNGMELPPQHGYPLRLVVPGWYGMASVKWLSSIKVLTRPFDGFQQQVAYRYQQDANDPGIPVTWARVRSLMVPPGVPDFFTRGRVLPAGPVMLSGRAWSGQGAVQRVEVGIDGKWAPAQLEHPAAPFAWCAWSMPWVADRGEHELSCRATDTSGATQPLEQVWNYQGMGNNAVQRIKVTVE; this comes from the coding sequence ATGTCCAGACACTCCTCCATCCTGAAGACCCCCCGCCCCCCCGCCGAGAGGCTCGCGCCGCATCCCGGCGACCCGAGCCATGGGCCGCTAACGGCCGAGGAACTCCAGCTCGCCGTCCGGAACCACTCGATGCCCCTGGAAGCGCTGCGGTATGACATCACACCGCCCGGGCTGCACTACCTGTTGAACCATTTCGACATCCCGTTCATCGACGGGGAGCACTGGCACCTTCGGATCGGCGGAGCCGTGGAGCGGTCGCTGGAGCTAAGCCTCCGGGCGCTCCGCCGGGCGCCGACCATCGCCGTCCCGGTGACATTGGAATGCGCCGGGAACGGGCGCTCCCTCTTGCGGCCCCGGCCGCTGAGCCAGCCCTGGCGGCTCGAGGGCGTTGGTACCGCCATCTGGACCGGCGTCCCGCTGGCGTACCTGCTGACCCAGGCCGGCGTGCTGGACGAGGCCGCGGAGGTCGTGTTTACCGGCGCTGACACCGGGATCCAGGGCGGCGTCCGGCAGCAATACGCGCGGAGCCTGCCAATCGGCGAGGCGCTGCGGCCCGACGTCGTCCTGGCGTACCGAATGAACGGAATGGAACTGCCCCCGCAGCACGGCTACCCGCTCCGCCTGGTGGTGCCCGGCTGGTACGGCATGGCCAGCGTCAAGTGGCTCTCCTCGATCAAGGTGCTGACCAGGCCTTTCGACGGGTTCCAGCAGCAGGTGGCATACCGCTACCAGCAGGATGCGAACGACCCCGGCATCCCGGTCACGTGGGCGAGGGTCCGCTCGCTGATGGTCCCGCCGGGGGTTCCGGACTTCTTCACCCGGGGCAGGGTCCTGCCCGCGGGCCCCGTGATGTTGAGCGGCCGGGCCTGGTCCGGGCAGGGTGCCGTGCAGCGCGTCGAAGTGGGGATTGACGGCAAGTGGGCACCGGCCCAGCTGGAGCACCCGGCGGCACCCTTTGCCTGGTGCGCCTGGTCGATGCCGTGGGTGGCCGACCGGGGCGAACACGAGCTGTCCTGCCGCGCCACGGACACCAGCGGTGCGACGCAACCCCTGGAACAGGTGTGGAACTACCAGGGGATGGGCAACAACGCCGTGCAGCGGATCAAAGTCACGGTCGAGTAG